The genomic window gagacagagagagatactgaCGACGGGGCGTGCCGGGGCCGGGCCAGGGGCCGGGAGGAGGCTGGGAACCCGGCCCCCAGACACGGGGGGCCCCCGAGGGGCCCGGAAAGGGCCCAAAGGGCCAGCCTCGGCCAGGGGCGCACgcggggagggaggagggacggACGTGAGGGCGCGAGGATGCTGAGAGAGGCCGAGGGGGTGAGAAGCTCCTTCCTCCAGGGCTGAGCCCGGGCAGGTCTTCGCGCCCCACCCCTCACCTCCCCGGCGGGACCTAACGAATTTCCGGCCCTCTTGGGAAATAGAGGCTGTTTGCCTCTCGGGGAGTCCCCAGGCTCCTCTTAGTCAACAAACACTCCCTCcccgcggggggggggggaggcgcaGAGGAAGGagttcccctcccccatccattCCCCCCAAGCGTCCCCCCCATCCGTTCACTTCAGACTTggttcatttctcttttatttaacgTACTCGGAAGCCAGGCGTCCCGCCTCGGCAGGGAAGGTCAGTGCTGCCCCTGCAGGTGGGGGTCCGGGAGCCGGCCCGAGCCTCGAGGGGCTCCTCCCGGCAGGCTCTGGGGTAGCCCGGCCAATGTTAACTTCGGAACTTCACTttgcacatctgtaaaatggagcctCGCCGGGAGGGGGCCGGGCTGGAGCTCGCCATTATTgccattgttattgttattgttcctGGGAGGTCTGCGCCCCTCCCCCCTCCGGGAGCCTCCAGACCGGTTTCCAACCACGTTTATCCTCTGGgccagaagggagggggaggggccgtggggAGCCTCGGAGCCGGCTCTAAAGAAGCCCGGGAGGGGAGGGCTCCTCTTCCCTCAGACACCACAtctagagggagggaggggccaGCAGCATCTCCTGGTTCCCATCCCCCCCCCCTGGACTGAGTGGAGGTGGGGGAGGCAGGtgggcagaggagagaagagcaagGGATGGGGCCGTGGGAAGGGGAGCAGGGGAAGAAGGCCATGTTTCCCCCAGAATCCTCCCTGCCCCATCTGCCTGTGGGCAGGCGTCAGAGCAGAGGGGCCCCCTACCCTGcggccttctcctcctcctcctcctcagagaGGGGCTCCAGCCCATCGGCATAGTCTGCCCCGACCACCTCACAGTCCGGCAGCATCTCTTCCACCAGAATTTGGGTGAGGCCCTTATTGGACACGGCTGGGAGGTCCGAGATGTCCAGTCGCTGCAGGTTCCTGGAGTACCAGTTTGGGGTGGTAGATGAGGCAGGATTGGGGTGGGGGACCCAACACCGCTGCATGCCCCTGTGAGCcttggaaggggaggaggggaggaggggccTTACCCCAGGTGGTGGAGGCACGCCAGGCCTCTCTCCGTGACCCGGGGACAGCCGGCCAGCGAGAGCTCCTGCAGGCAGCTGCTTAGGGAGTGCAGGCGGCTCAGGCACCAGTCGTCCACGTAGGGGCAGCCACACAGCCTCAGGGACCTCAGCGCCGGCAGGAACACTGGCCAGGGGGCGAGACGGGTGACTTGGGACCTCCAGCCTCAGACCAGAGGAAGCCTGGCCCTGCACCTGCCCCGCCTGCCCCCTCACCCAGGTTTTCCAGGCCGTAGTAGTTGATGACACAGCCGCTAGCATCCACCTCCTCCAGGAGCAGCATTTTGAGCTGAGGAGAGTTCCGAAGGAATTGGCGCATGTCCTGGGCGCCGATCCACTCCTGACCCTGGAACCTGGGGAGCCAAGGCAGGGAAGTTAGTGGGGGTCTCTGGCCCCCCACCCTGTCATCTACCTTCCTGAATCCTTCCGTTCCTGAGCCAGATGATGTTTGTAAAGCCTGGCATGTAGCGGGTCCCGTGTAAACGTTcagcccctccctcccttcacagCCAAGTGTCCCCAGCCCCTCTGGGGACCCTCAAATCCAAATCCCCCAGTTATCCAGTGGAACCCTTCCAGACTCCTAAAACTGCTCAAATTCTCCAGATCTCCTACAGGGTCCCCAAAGCCTCGGGCTTCCTTACCTGACCGCCCCACCCTGGGTCAGGACAAAGTAGGCGGCTGCTACATTGGGGCCGAAGTGTTTCGCTGTgtagctgaaggtcctgagttagaggggaggaaaggagaggccGGATAACAGAGAAGAGACTCCCTCCCACACCTGGTCAGGACATCAGCATATCTGGTTCTGAACCAGGCTCTGAGACTCTGGCCTCAGTTTACCTCTCCCCCTACATAAAGAAACATCTGTACTTGGGTCAAATGTGGCAGGAATCATGGCTGCGTGAAGATGCTGTCATGCCAGAGAGAAGACTGCCCATCCTCCAATCTAACTCTTGATTCCAGAGGTGCTAGACAAAAGGTGGGTCCTAGGAGACAGTATAGCCTGGGGATGGGGTCCTCCTCGAGGCCAGGCCTGCTCGGGAGACATGTGGGCCACTCTTGGAAGTATGAGGACAATTGTAAAAAAGGAAACTTGTTAGGCTTCCCTGAATCTGCTGCCTGCAGCTCCAGTTCCAAGACTTTAGGACTGACTCAGTGAGATCCTGGTTCAGTGCTTTCTCCTGGGCCTCAGTTGCCCTCTCTGTACAATAAGGGGATTGACTCTGAGGCCTCCAAAGGTTTTCCTAGCACTGATGTTCTAGGATCATCTCACTTTTTTACATTTGGCCCTGCTGGCCTCGGTGTCCCTCAAAGACCTTCCCTCAGCACTCACTTGTTTTTCCTATATAGGTTCCAGCTCCAGAAACTGAAAATCCATTCTCGAAGTTGCTGCACATCATAGAATCGGGAAGTCATGCTGCCCAGCAGCCCCTTCTTGGAGTCAGGGTCACCCTGACTCAGgtcatatttagggttagggccTTGGCCCAGGCTACTCTGGCTGCTCAGGGTCCTGGAAGGCCCTCTTCTCCATGAGGCAGGGCAGCAAGCTCGGAGAAGCTAGaaggagagatacagagacagaggaaaagagagaaagagggaaagaaggagatagaaatagggaggaagagagaaagagcagagagagaggaagggaaagataaagaaggtggagggaaggatggaaggagagagtggggaaggaggagagaaaagcaaagagaaataggaaggagagaagagaaagggaaaggggagagagggagaaaagagcagagacaagagagagagggaagaagagatggagaggagagggaaaggggaaagaggcaaagagaaatagggagggagagagaagggcagagagggagggaaggataaaggagggggtggggaaggatagaaggaaggagaaagaggggaaggagaagaggaaagcaaagagataggaaagagaaaagagagggaaagggggagagagggagacaaagagaaataaggagagggagaaaagagcagagaggagagagtaagGGAAGACaagatggaaaggagaggggaaaggggaaagaggcaaagagaaataaggaggagggaagagaggaaggcaagaagagagaaagaagatcgaagagaagaagggaaggggagaggaaagagagcaagggagaaagaagagaggaaggaggagaaagggggtGAGAAAGCAGTCTTGTGATGGacaggctggggctggggccttACAGGTTCTCCACCCCCTGAATTCTCTCCTAAGGGCCCAGATTCTTTCTCCAAATTTTCTTGTACACTTCAATTCCCAAATTCTCCACACCCCAATTAATTCTAAATCTCCCCCTACCCCTCGAAGCGAACCTTCAAATCATCCCACCCAATTGTTTTGGACCGGGACCAAACATTCTAGGCTCATCCCCGTTCCCAGTAAGGCTCCGCCCCCGAGTCTATCCGGCTCACATCCTAGGTGCACCTGCTTCGGTCACCAAGCCCTCTAAGCAGCCCTTCCCCAGCAGCCTCCGCCCCCAGGGCGTCCCTTTCCTCACAGCCTCCCCTCCTTTGCTTGCCCCGCCCTTGTTTCTCCTCCCCTGAAGGTCCTGCCTCCGGCTTGGCCCACCCCACTTCCCCTAAGCCCCACCTCCTCGGTGGAGAAACTTCATTCCAAAAGCCTTCATtggttcttcctctctcctcGTTCCCCCATTGGCTTGTTAATCCACGCGCCCCTTCATTTCCCATTGATTTTTGTAGCTAGCAGTTTCCTATTCTTATTGGCTGTCCCACGATCTGGCTATTGGCCTGCCCCCGAGTCCGACCTTCCCGTGTCCCCTATTGGCCCGACGTTCAAGCCCTCCGGAAACTTATTAACTCTCCGAGATCCAGTGCCCCACCCTAGGCATTTGCGAGGCGAGTTTAGGAAGAACTCAGTCCTAGACGCCACCCTTCGTcggtgaccctggaccagtctaGGAACCTACCGCTCTGGGCGCCGCCATGTTGGTTCTTTCCTCTGACTAGAGGCCTCTCCCTCGCGACTGCCTAGTCATTGGCTCGTCCTTCTTGAGGTCCCGCCCTCCGATGACATTTATTGGATTTTCCCTCCCATGTCAACTCTTTCGGCCATACCCGGGCTTCTCTCTTGAGGCCCCGCCTCTAGGTGGGAACTAGTCACACCCACCTTATTACCCACCTTTAGGTCGTTCATTGGTTCCTTCCTTTTTGAGGCCGGCCCCTTTTTAAAGGCGCCATAGCCTTCCAATTGAGCATCTTTTTGGACCCCTGAGCTCCCCTATCACCCTCCTTCCTCTAAGTTGTTCCCCAAGTCTGCTCTCCATCCCTCCTGCTGCAAGGTCAGGACGTCCGCGGCCCTGACGGCTGAGGCTCCCACAGCAGGGCCCCCTCGCAGCAGAAGGGATTGTGGGTAGACGGCTGGACCTGGGTACGTAGGACTTTGGCCCTTCGAGGCCAAGTGACCCAGACTGCGCAGTGAAATGGAGGCCTTGGGGCAGCTAACCATGGCCGGGCTGGCCCCGCTGGAGTTGGGGCCTCCGCCTCGTGCCCTGCGGGACCCTGTTGGGCCTTGCAGCTGGCCAGAGACCGGAGCCGAATCCCTGCCCAGCATTGACTGGGTGTGGGACCAGCTGGTGAGAGACAGAGTCGAAAGggacagagagatggggaaagagagtcagacagagatagggagagatgaagagaaacagaaagatggGGAGAGACACAAATAcagtgagagagaggagagagacaaatatagagacagagagatgggaaatctattcagagagagaaagagggggacagagaaaaagagagatgaagagggaaaaaaacaattgaaaagagagagacagaaatagagccGAGAAAGATACAGAGGGAATAGaccaggggaaggagagagaaaggaaggggctGGGAAAGATACTCaaaaaaacaagagatagagggaGCAGCTAGCTCCATTAGTGGATGAACACCAGGCCTAGAATCTGGAGAACCTGATTCAAACAGGGCcgcagatacttactagtttaaTCACTTAACTCcgatttgcctagcctttgcccctcttcaagttgttactaagacaaaaagtaaggggggttgtttttgttttttgtttagagagacacagaaaaaaagagacactaaaatagagatggaagccggggaagatagagagaaatggagaaagagacatagagagaagcattaaaacagagagaaacagaggcacacacagACTctaaaacagagacagacagataggctgAAATGGAGACACCAAAGCACAGAGACAATGAGGAAGAGATAGACAGTCATAGAATGAAATATCAAGACAGACCTGGGTACAGACCCAAAAATACAGAGCTAGAGAATCACAGGgatagacagagacacaaagatgGACAAAGAAGGGTTTAGATAGAAAGAGACCCACTGAGTTGGTGGGAGAGGAGTGGGGGTTAGACCAGCAGAGGGAGACTCTCCAAGGATAGAGGAGCAATTGGAGCAAATCCATTGATCCATATGTGATGGGGACACAGCAAAGAGGAAgtggagagacaggagagagacaaagatagccagaatagagatgaagaaagaaaaagacagaaacagaataGAGGTggtgagatggagagagaggaatggaggtATCTTGCCCCTGCAGTGGGAATGGACTCTTAACGCTACCTCTCCCCTGTCTTTCTGCCTCATATTGCCTTGAGAAATTGGACTAAGAAGAGAGAATTAGGAACAGAGGGAGGCATAGAAGGGCAAAAGAGATACACAGAgatgggaaagaagaagaaagccagAACCAGTAAGAGCCAGGCCGTGCTGGGTGAGGATCGGGAGATGTGGCCACTGGGGAAAGGTTCAACAGTTCCTATGGTAGAGGTGGCCATGGTGGGGAATGGTGTACCTGCCAGAGTAAACAACTGCCAAGGGTAAGGGGTAGAGGTGGCAGGGAAAAAGCAGCAAGCTCCTCATCTGAGGTCTGAGTCTGCTGGTTCCCCTCACAAACATTCTTCCTCTCCAACAGTGGAGCCTGCGGAGAATGGATATACTACTGTTTAACCAGCTGTGCACTCTGAGCCTAGAGATCCAGGCGCTTCAGGAAGAGACAGAGATCGACCAGGATGGAGAAGGAGGGAACCTGGGAGCCTCCCCACCAAACTGGCTTATCCCTGACTTTGAAATCACTCTCTGAGAACCTGAGGAGCCACTTTAAGGACCTCCGTATGCCCCACTCAGAGCCTGCACAACCTCCATGAGATTCAAGAAGATTAGCACACATTTTCGGACAAAAGCAAGTATTTATAGTCGATGGCTATTGAGCTCTTGCCCTGGATGAGACCGATGCAGTGTTTGCGAACGAATCAAATTACAGATGAGAGAATATcacaattaattataataatggcATGTAAATTTTCTGGCAAAAAATAGatgttttgttggttttgatgtTTGCAGATGAGAAATGGCATGGATGCTTGCTgattatatatagatattaaGTGAGAGTCAAGGAAGCAacgaagtggctcagtggattgagagccaggcctagagacaatacattctgggttcaaagctggcctcagatactgactagctatGTTATCATGGGCAAGATACCCACCATTGCCaagtccttacagctcttctgccttagagccaatccCCAATATTgactgtaagatggaaggtaagggttttttaaaaattaaaaataaatgagagttaAGTTTTCAAAGGTTCAGATCCTAGAATATGAAGCTTACAAAGACTTTAGACATCATGTAGTCTGACCCCCTccgtttacagatgaggaaacagacctgAGCGATAAAGAACCTTGGCTGAGGTTACCCTGGGAagtgagaggagagggaggaatatgGGAGATgaccaggtcctctgaccccatCCCCCATGCCGTGCTCTGCCCATTAGGCCATCCTGCTGTTCAGTCTGGAGATTCCAGAAATGAGTGATCACTGTTTGCCCATGAGCTCTGACAGCAAAGCAGATGTTTCAGGTAAAAGAAGGCTGATTATCTCAATGATGTGAATGTCGGCAAAGATGGCGCTGACCTGGATAAGATGTACTTGTTTCAAGGGAGCAGATGTTGACAAAAATTCTGAATTCTTTGTGGCCAGGATCCCAGGTTTTGCTGAAAAGATGCCAGATTTTCATTGATCCATGTGTTTGCAAGTGAAATACCTAGAAGCATCAAATGGTTGCTGCAAGGAAGAGTTGAAGAAAGTTCCCTTGTGATCTACCaattcagagaaaagagaaatccgTTCAGGCTTGGGAAAGGGTAAGGTAATGGGGTGTCCAGAGGCTCTCATTGATCACCAGGACTGCCTAGATTGACTTTTGCCTCCTGGAGCCAGATCTTGAGCTGCTGGACAATCCTCTgttggagaggaaggagagagtcaGAATTGAGTCCTCTCCCCAGACCACCTCACCTCTCTTCCCACCATCATATTTTGATTTAGAAGTAAGAAAGGCTGAGAGTCCGTGGggcataactttttttttttttaaacccttaccttccgtcttggaatcaatactgtgtattggctccaaggcaaaagagtggtaagggctaggcaatgggggtcaagtgacttgcccaggatcacccagctgggaagtgtctgaggtcaaatttgaacctaggacctcccttctctagggct from Monodelphis domestica isolate mMonDom1 chromosome 4, mMonDom1.pri, whole genome shotgun sequence includes these protein-coding regions:
- the DMAC2 gene encoding distal membrane-arm assembly complex protein 2 isoform X1, producing MAAPRALLRACCPASWRRGPSRTLSSQSSLGQGPNPKYDLSQGDPDSKKGLLGSMTSRFYDVQQLREWIFSFWSWNLYRKNKTFSYTAKHFGPNVAAAYFVLTQGGAVRFQGQEWIGAQDMRQFLRNSPQLKMLLLEEVDASGCVINYYGLENLVFLPALRSLRLCGCPYVDDWCLSRLHSLSSCLQELSLAGCPRVTERGLACLHHLGNLQRLDISDLPAVSNKGLTQILVEEMLPDCEVVGADYADGLEPLSEEEEEEKAAG
- the DMAC2 gene encoding distal membrane-arm assembly complex protein 2 isoform X2, whose translation is MNDLKLLRACCPASWRRGPSRTLSSQSSLGQGPNPKYDLSQGDPDSKKGLLGSMTSRFYDVQQLREWIFSFWSWNLYRKNKTFSYTAKHFGPNVAAAYFVLTQGGAVRFQGQEWIGAQDMRQFLRNSPQLKMLLLEEVDASGCVINYYGLENLVFLPALRSLRLCGCPYVDDWCLSRLHSLSSCLQELSLAGCPRVTERGLACLHHLGNLQRLDISDLPAVSNKGLTQILVEEMLPDCEVVGADYADGLEPLSEEEEEEKAAG
- the ERICH4 gene encoding glutamate-rich protein 4, whose product is MEALGQLTMAGLAPLELGPPPRALRDPVGPCSWPETGAESLPSIDWVWDQLWSLRRMDILLFNQLCTLSLEIQALQEETEIDQDGEGGNLGASPPNWLIPDFEITL